The following are from one region of the Actinopolyspora halophila DSM 43834 genome:
- a CDS encoding MTH1187 family thiamine-binding protein, whose protein sequence is MLVAFSVAPSGAGDSDGVSAAVAEAVRIVRESGLPHETNAMFTTIEGEWEEVMDVVRRATDAVSARAPRTSLVIKADIRPGHTNQLREKVERVEQQLEEE, encoded by the coding sequence ATGTTGGTCGCGTTCAGCGTGGCCCCCTCGGGAGCGGGGGATTCGGACGGCGTCAGCGCCGCTGTCGCCGAGGCCGTGCGGATCGTCCGTGAATCCGGGTTGCCGCACGAGACGAATGCCATGTTCACCACGATCGAAGGAGAGTGGGAGGAAGTGATGGACGTGGTCCGACGCGCGACCGATGCGGTGTCCGCGCGGGCACCGCGTACGAGTCTCGTCATCAAGGCGGACATCCGTCCCGGACACACGAACCAGCTCCGGGAGAAGGTGGAGCGGGTCGAGCAGCAGCTCGAAGAGGAGTGA
- a CDS encoding SPW repeat protein: MVRGSGESTARPWTRWQDWGAVVLGVYLILATLWTTTGPAALTAMIVLGALLGISGAWSLAIPGSITSEYAHVVLGILLVISPWVLGYTASVGASWTTWVVGVLAVIVGVAALPEASSAHRSGMARQH, encoded by the coding sequence ATGGTCCGTGGTTCGGGTGAGTCGACCGCGCGCCCGTGGACACGCTGGCAGGACTGGGGTGCCGTCGTACTCGGCGTCTACCTGATCCTCGCGACGCTGTGGACGACTACGGGGCCCGCGGCGTTGACGGCCATGATCGTGCTCGGTGCCCTGCTCGGGATCTCCGGCGCGTGGTCGTTGGCGATTCCGGGGTCGATCACCAGTGAATACGCACACGTGGTGCTCGGAATCCTGTTGGTGATCTCCCCGTGGGTTCTCGGGTACACGGCTTCCGTCGGAGCCTCCTGGACCACCTGGGTGGTCGGTGTGCTCGCCGTGATCGTGGGGGTCGCCGCCCTGCCGGAGGCGAGCTCCGCCCATCGTTCCGGCATGGCGCGGCAGCATTGA
- a CDS encoding acetyl-CoA C-acetyltransferase, with the protein MESSVIVAGARTPMGRLLGSLKDFSGAELGGVAIKAALRRAGVEPSQVDYTIMGQVLTAGAGQIPARQAAVEAGIGMDVPALTVNKVCLSGLDAVALADQQIRAGEFDVVVAGGQESMTQAPHLLGKSREGFKYGDVRMLDHMANDGLSCAFDQMAMGASTEKYNSHYGLTREEQDAFAARSHQRAGAAAERGVFTEEIEPVTVPRRKGEALLVDADEGIRADTTAEGLGKLRPAFDAEGTITAGTASQISDGAAAVVVMRKSRAEQLGLSWLAEIGRHGVVAGPDASLHEQPSNAISRACARSGHQASELDLVEINEAFAAVGIASTRALGLDEERVNVNGGAIALGHPIGMSGARLALHLTLELKRRGGGHGAAALCGGGGQGDALLLHAPRDEEK; encoded by the coding sequence GTGGAAAGTTCCGTGATCGTGGCCGGGGCTCGCACGCCGATGGGGCGGCTGCTCGGCTCGTTGAAGGATTTCTCCGGGGCCGAGCTCGGTGGGGTGGCCATCAAGGCGGCCCTGCGGAGGGCCGGAGTGGAGCCGAGCCAGGTCGATTACACGATCATGGGGCAGGTGCTCACGGCGGGTGCGGGCCAGATCCCCGCGCGGCAGGCGGCCGTGGAGGCGGGGATCGGGATGGACGTCCCCGCTCTGACGGTGAACAAGGTCTGTCTTTCCGGGTTGGACGCTGTAGCGCTCGCCGATCAGCAGATCAGGGCGGGCGAGTTCGACGTCGTCGTGGCCGGTGGCCAGGAATCCATGACGCAGGCCCCGCATCTGCTCGGCAAGTCGCGTGAGGGCTTCAAGTACGGCGATGTGCGGATGCTCGACCACATGGCCAACGACGGGTTGTCCTGCGCTTTCGACCAGATGGCCATGGGGGCTTCCACCGAGAAGTACAACTCCCACTACGGGTTGACCCGCGAGGAGCAGGACGCGTTCGCCGCCCGTTCGCACCAGCGGGCCGGGGCCGCGGCGGAGCGCGGAGTGTTCACCGAGGAGATCGAACCGGTCACCGTTCCCCGGCGAAAGGGGGAGGCACTGCTGGTCGACGCTGACGAGGGGATCCGCGCGGACACCACGGCGGAAGGTCTGGGCAAGTTGCGCCCCGCCTTCGACGCGGAGGGAACGATCACGGCCGGAACCGCCTCGCAGATCTCGGACGGGGCCGCCGCCGTCGTCGTGATGCGCAAGTCGCGGGCCGAGCAGCTGGGGTTGAGCTGGCTCGCCGAGATCGGAAGGCACGGTGTCGTGGCCGGTCCGGACGCGAGTCTGCACGAGCAACCGTCCAACGCGATCAGCAGGGCGTGCGCGCGTTCCGGCCACCAAGCCTCCGAACTGGACCTGGTGGAGATCAACGAGGCCTTCGCCGCCGTCGGTATCGCCTCCACCCGCGCGCTCGGTCTGGACGAGGAAAGGGTCAACGTCAACGGCGGGGCCATCGCGCTGGGACACCCGATCGGGATGTCCGGTGCCCGCTTGGCGCTGCACCTCACCCTTGAGCTGAAACGTCGTGGTGGTGGACACGGCGCCGCCGCGCTGTGCGGTGGTGGTGGCCAGGGCGACGCCCTGTTGTTGCACGCCCCCCGCGACGAGGAGAAGTGA
- a CDS encoding DUF3817 domain-containing protein — protein MFRTCVGWFRLIAVAEAISWAGLLIAMVFKYGFGYPEAVTVMGWVHGLVFTAYVLVSLIVYGPLRWSFRVLVLALVASIPPFASVVFERWALRRGVLRTPEELGPTSWSRLVGALRALN, from the coding sequence GTGTTCAGGACTTGTGTCGGTTGGTTCCGGCTGATCGCGGTCGCCGAAGCGATCTCGTGGGCAGGACTGCTCATCGCGATGGTCTTCAAGTACGGGTTCGGGTATCCCGAGGCCGTGACCGTCATGGGGTGGGTGCACGGGCTGGTCTTCACCGCCTACGTGTTGGTGAGCCTGATCGTGTACGGGCCGCTGCGGTGGAGTTTCCGTGTTCTGGTTCTCGCGCTGGTGGCCTCGATCCCGCCCTTCGCGTCGGTGGTGTTCGAGCGTTGGGCTCTGCGGCGCGGAGTTCTGAGGACGCCCGAGGAGTTGGGGCCGACCTCGTGGTCGCGGTTGGTCGGGGCTCTACGCGCGTTGAATTAG
- a CDS encoding DNA polymerase IV, producing MNRWVLHLDMDAFYASVEQFTRPTLRGRPLLVGGTGPRGTVAGVSYPAREYGVHSAMPMWEARRRCRTAVVLPPRFRLYRTLSGRAFTIVREVAGRFEQVSIDEAFLEPYELAGASRRTVVEFAENLRARVREEVGVNASIGAGSGKQLAKIASGMAKPDGSMIVPDEEEGGLLAGLPVRKLWGIGPIGESKLHRIGVHTIGELAALKLGDVTALLGQAHGTELHRLAHGIDERPVTERAEAKQVGAETTFDTDRTDHGELAEEIAEMAEAAHRRLIASERAARTVTLKVRDADFNTISRSETFASATADREELAAAARRLTSVAVRPGVPVRLVGVSYSGLATAEQAALFPTPEGTTGRNDGGATTPAPNPAAPPPTPREPLRETWTQGDDVHHPDWGHGWVQGCGHGRVTVRFETARTGPGRVWTLPSETPELTSADPLNSLGEHAPRLLEFEETVEPPSHSPSGAALDQGTPTE from the coding sequence ATGAACCGCTGGGTGCTGCACCTGGACATGGACGCCTTCTACGCGTCCGTGGAACAGTTCACCCGCCCCACGCTTCGCGGACGTCCCCTGCTCGTCGGGGGAACCGGGCCGCGCGGGACCGTGGCCGGGGTGAGCTACCCGGCCCGGGAGTACGGGGTGCACTCGGCCATGCCGATGTGGGAAGCCCGGCGGCGGTGCCGGACGGCCGTGGTACTTCCGCCCCGGTTCCGGCTTTACCGGACGTTGAGCGGCCGAGCCTTCACCATCGTCCGCGAAGTCGCGGGGCGGTTCGAGCAGGTCTCGATCGACGAGGCTTTCCTGGAGCCCTACGAACTCGCCGGGGCGAGTCGGCGGACGGTGGTGGAGTTCGCGGAGAACCTCAGAGCCAGGGTGCGCGAGGAGGTCGGGGTGAACGCCTCCATAGGCGCGGGCTCGGGAAAACAGCTCGCCAAGATCGCCTCGGGAATGGCCAAGCCGGACGGTTCGATGATCGTTCCCGACGAGGAGGAGGGTGGACTGCTCGCCGGGCTCCCGGTGCGGAAACTCTGGGGCATAGGTCCGATCGGGGAATCGAAGCTGCACCGCATAGGAGTGCACACGATCGGGGAGCTGGCTGCGCTCAAACTCGGGGACGTGACCGCGCTGCTCGGACAGGCCCACGGTACCGAACTGCACCGGTTGGCCCACGGCATCGACGAACGTCCGGTGACCGAGCGGGCCGAGGCCAAGCAGGTCGGCGCCGAGACGACCTTCGACACCGATCGGACCGACCACGGTGAGCTCGCGGAGGAGATAGCCGAGATGGCCGAAGCGGCACACCGCAGGTTGATCGCCTCCGAACGAGCTGCCAGAACGGTCACGTTGAAGGTCCGGGACGCCGATTTCAACACGATCAGCCGTTCCGAGACCTTCGCTTCGGCTACGGCCGACCGCGAGGAGCTGGCCGCGGCGGCCCGCAGGCTGACCTCCGTCGCGGTGCGCCCCGGTGTCCCCGTCCGGCTGGTGGGGGTCTCCTACTCCGGACTGGCCACGGCTGAGCAGGCCGCACTGTTCCCCACTCCCGAGGGAACAACCGGGCGGAACGACGGCGGTGCGACAACGCCCGCGCCGAATCCGGCGGCACCGCCACCCACCCCGCGGGAGCCCCTGCGCGAGACGTGGACGCAGGGGGACGACGTTCACCACCCGGACTGGGGCCACGGCTGGGTGCAGGGCTGCGGGCACGGCAGGGTGACGGTGCGGTTCGAGACCGCCCGTACCGGCCCGGGGCGGGTGTGGACCCTTCCCTCCGAGACTCCCGAGCTGACTTCCGCGGACCCGCTGAACAGCCTCGGTGAGCACGCTCCCCGGCTGCTCGAGTTCGAGGAGACCGTGGAGCCGCCGAGTCACTCCCCGTCCGGAGCTGCCCTCGACCAGGGGACGCCGACGGAATGA
- the mce gene encoding methylmalonyl-CoA epimerase — MREELGGLVSAIDHVGIAVADLDEAVDFHRRTFGLVPTHQEVNEDQGVREAMLAAPGEGPEATRVQLLAPAREDSTIAKFLDRNGPGLQQLAFRVTDIEAACDQLRERGTRLLFETPRRGTADSRVNFVHPKDAGGVLVELVQPAE, encoded by the coding sequence ATGCGGGAGGAACTCGGCGGACTGGTAAGCGCCATCGACCACGTGGGCATCGCCGTTGCCGACCTCGACGAAGCGGTGGACTTCCACAGGAGAACCTTCGGATTGGTGCCCACGCACCAGGAGGTCAACGAGGACCAGGGGGTACGCGAGGCGATGCTCGCCGCCCCGGGGGAAGGTCCGGAGGCCACCCGGGTCCAGCTGCTCGCCCCCGCGCGCGAGGACTCGACCATCGCCAAGTTCCTGGACCGGAACGGTCCCGGTCTGCAACAGCTGGCCTTCCGGGTGACCGACATCGAGGCCGCGTGCGATCAACTCCGGGAACGGGGCACGCGGCTGCTTTTCGAAACACCTCGCCGGGGGACGGCCGACAGCAGAGTGAACTTCGTCCATCCGAAGGACGCGGGCGGTGTCCTGGTCGAACTGGTCCAGCCCGCGGAGTAG
- the glgP gene encoding alpha-glucan family phosphorylase produces MRAVRRFTVSAHLPDSLQALGRLAINLRWSWHPPTQDLFASVAPDVWSEVGGDPLRLLAEVPAERLDRLAADEDFLARTRAVDDDLRRYLTVPRWYQQRRDEGTPLPASIAYFSMEFGLTEALPNYSGGLGVLAGDHLKSASDLGVPLVGVGLFYRSGYFRQSLSGEGWQVEQYPVLDPRGLPLELVTRPSGDPVLVHVAMPEGRTLRARIWKAQVGRVPLLLMDSDLEDNDEDLRGVTDRLYGGDSSHRIRQEILAGIGGVRAVRAYCELTGMASPEVFHMNEGHAGFLGLERVRELLAGPGLQFDEAVAAVRSGTVFTTHTPVPAGLDRFPTHLVRHYFGDGSTQSLLPGVPTDKILELGVENKPGTFNMANMGLRLAQRANGVSELHGDVSRKMFSGLWPGFDTAEIPISSVTNGVHGPTWSARELGKLLGESEMDQGAGLRGIEPVSDSLLWELRSSLRQRLVEEVRRRLRYAWLQRGASDLELGWCDSVFDPDVLTIGFARRVPTYKRLTLMLRDPERLRALLLDPDHPVQVVVAGKSHPADEGGKAMIQRIARFADDFEVRHRIVFLPDYDMSLARYLYAGCDVWLNNPVRPLEACGTSGMKSALNGGLNLSVRDGWWDEMYDGHNGWAIPNANGVSDPERRDDLEAGALYELIGEHVAPMFYERNSEGVPGRWMSMVRHTLATLGPRVQSSRMVREYVDNFYSPAIRSVQAASADRYRGAKEIAAYRERLEQAWSEVRITDTYMSVEDGSTPLLGGKVTVRALVELAGLDDSDVEVEVVVGRVDDSDELRDFVTTSMSCVADGGYQATVTLPHTGPAGYTVRVLPQHRLLSSPAELGKVVLAG; encoded by the coding sequence GTGAGAGCCGTCCGTCGCTTCACCGTCAGCGCGCACCTGCCCGATTCGTTGCAAGCGCTCGGCCGTTTGGCCATAAACCTGCGCTGGAGCTGGCACCCGCCGACGCAGGACCTGTTCGCCTCCGTCGCACCGGACGTGTGGTCGGAGGTGGGTGGGGATCCGTTGCGCCTGCTGGCCGAGGTGCCTGCGGAGCGCTTGGACCGCCTGGCCGCGGACGAGGACTTCCTGGCGCGGACCAGGGCCGTCGACGACGATCTGCGTCGTTACCTCACGGTTCCGCGCTGGTACCAGCAGCGTCGCGACGAGGGTACCCCGCTGCCCGCCTCGATCGCCTACTTCTCCATGGAGTTCGGGCTTACCGAGGCGTTGCCGAACTACTCGGGCGGCCTGGGGGTGTTGGCCGGGGACCACCTCAAATCGGCTTCTGACCTCGGGGTCCCGCTGGTGGGCGTGGGGTTGTTCTACCGATCGGGTTACTTCCGCCAGTCGCTGTCCGGCGAGGGCTGGCAGGTGGAGCAGTACCCGGTGCTCGATCCGCGCGGACTGCCGCTGGAACTGGTGACCCGCCCCTCGGGGGATCCGGTGCTGGTCCACGTCGCGATGCCCGAGGGCAGGACCCTGCGGGCGAGGATCTGGAAGGCCCAGGTCGGCCGGGTTCCGCTGTTGCTGATGGACAGCGACCTCGAGGACAACGACGAGGACCTGCGCGGGGTGACCGACCGGCTCTACGGCGGGGACTCGAGCCACCGGATCCGGCAGGAGATCCTCGCCGGCATCGGTGGGGTGCGGGCCGTCCGGGCATACTGCGAGCTGACCGGGATGGCCTCCCCCGAGGTGTTCCACATGAACGAGGGGCACGCGGGTTTCCTGGGACTGGAACGCGTCCGCGAACTGCTGGCCGGGCCGGGACTGCAGTTCGACGAGGCCGTGGCGGCCGTGCGGTCGGGAACCGTTTTCACCACCCACACCCCGGTTCCCGCCGGGCTGGACCGGTTCCCCACGCACCTGGTCCGGCACTACTTCGGCGACGGCTCCACGCAGTCCCTGCTGCCGGGGGTGCCGACCGACAAGATCCTGGAACTCGGCGTGGAGAACAAGCCGGGCACCTTCAACATGGCCAACATGGGGCTGCGGCTGGCGCAGCGGGCCAACGGTGTTTCCGAGCTGCACGGTGACGTCAGTCGCAAGATGTTCAGCGGACTGTGGCCCGGCTTCGACACCGCGGAGATCCCCATTTCCTCGGTCACCAACGGAGTCCACGGGCCCACCTGGTCGGCGCGGGAGCTCGGCAAGCTGCTCGGCGAGTCCGAGATGGACCAGGGAGCCGGGTTGCGCGGTATCGAACCCGTCAGCGACTCGTTGCTGTGGGAGCTGCGCAGCTCGCTGCGACAGCGGCTCGTCGAGGAGGTGCGTCGCAGGCTGCGGTACGCCTGGCTGCAACGCGGGGCTTCGGACCTGGAGCTGGGCTGGTGCGACTCGGTGTTCGACCCGGACGTGCTCACGATCGGTTTCGCGCGGAGGGTGCCGACCTACAAGCGCCTGACGCTGATGCTGCGCGACCCCGAGCGGTTGCGGGCCCTGCTGCTCGATCCGGACCACCCGGTGCAGGTGGTGGTGGCGGGCAAGTCCCACCCCGCCGACGAGGGCGGCAAGGCGATGATCCAGCGCATCGCGCGTTTCGCCGACGATTTCGAGGTGCGCCACCGCATCGTCTTCCTGCCCGACTACGACATGTCACTGGCCCGCTACCTCTACGCCGGTTGCGACGTCTGGTTGAACAATCCGGTGCGTCCGTTGGAGGCCTGCGGAACCTCGGGCATGAAGTCCGCGCTCAACGGCGGGTTGAACCTGTCGGTCCGGGACGGCTGGTGGGACGAGATGTACGACGGCCACAACGGGTGGGCGATCCCCAACGCGAACGGGGTGAGCGATCCGGAGCGCAGGGACGATCTCGAAGCGGGCGCGCTCTACGAACTGATCGGCGAGCACGTGGCGCCGATGTTCTACGAGCGGAACAGCGAAGGGGTGCCCGGGCGGTGGATGTCGATGGTGCGGCACACCCTGGCGACCCTGGGCCCGCGGGTGCAGTCCTCCAGGATGGTCCGCGAGTACGTCGACAACTTCTACTCGCCCGCGATCCGTTCCGTGCAGGCCGCCTCAGCGGACCGTTACCGGGGCGCCAAGGAGATAGCGGCCTACAGGGAACGGCTCGAGCAGGCGTGGAGCGAGGTGCGGATAACCGACACGTACATGTCCGTCGAGGACGGTTCGACCCCGTTGCTGGGGGGCAAGGTCACCGTGCGCGCCCTGGTCGAGCTGGCTGGGCTGGACGACTCCGACGTGGAGGTGGAGGTCGTCGTCGGCAGAGTGGACGATTCGGACGAGTTGCGCGACTTCGTCACCACGTCGATGAGTTGCGTCGCCGACGGCGGATATCAGGCCACGGTGACCCTGCCGCACACCGGCCCCGCCGGCTACACCGTTCGCGTGCTGCCGCAACATCGACTGCTGTCCAGCCCGGCAGAACTGGGCAAGGTCGTCCTCGCCGGGTAG
- a CDS encoding neutral zinc metallopeptidase translates to MARSSTTRRLIAASSAALALCLGVTGCSRTINGTPTTSSSTSADTVAGLPASDGPSGLKPAAEDAGLPVEGGTDGKVDTLATNTIADVQQYWRSAYPETFGGRDFRAVERLVSYDSGGPGRRVCGQETSGLVNAFYCPAEDTIAWDRGELLPDLRKTFGAMAPVTVLAHELGHAVQYRAGLVTEQTPALVSEQQADCFTGAFFRHAAEGSAEHIRVSTGNGLNKVLGVLGYIRDEPGRTGFSDERAHGSAFDRVSAFQYGFSDGPKRCTEMTEESVTERTTQFRFWKETQETDLPIDEKSIDQVERSLREVFTDTGVASPEITTEQRPCPGAENTEPASYCAKTNTISLNLAELRTAAAPPGNGDRGSGYGDFAAYAQLASRYALALQEAAGLGLTGDAAGLRTACLVGAWSGLIVEDPIGRRNPVGELRIAPGDLDEGIASLLSDDGLIAADAEGEQVPAGFARVEAFRVGFRQGMTPCASEYD, encoded by the coding sequence GTGGCACGAAGCTCGACAACACGACGACTGATCGCCGCGTCGTCCGCGGCGCTGGCGCTTTGTCTCGGAGTGACCGGCTGCTCCAGGACGATCAACGGGACCCCCACCACGAGCAGCAGCACCTCCGCGGACACCGTGGCCGGGCTGCCTGCCAGCGACGGCCCCAGCGGTCTCAAACCGGCGGCCGAGGACGCCGGGCTTCCCGTGGAGGGCGGGACGGACGGGAAGGTGGACACGCTGGCCACCAACACGATCGCCGACGTCCAGCAGTACTGGCGGAGCGCCTACCCGGAGACCTTCGGAGGCCGCGACTTCCGAGCGGTCGAGCGGTTGGTTTCCTACGACTCCGGCGGTCCGGGCAGGCGTGTCTGCGGGCAGGAGACCTCCGGACTCGTGAACGCCTTCTACTGCCCCGCCGAGGACACGATCGCCTGGGACAGGGGCGAGCTGCTCCCCGACCTGCGGAAGACGTTCGGCGCGATGGCCCCGGTCACCGTGCTGGCCCACGAGCTCGGACACGCCGTGCAGTACCGGGCCGGTCTCGTCACCGAGCAGACCCCGGCACTGGTTTCCGAACAGCAGGCGGACTGCTTCACGGGGGCGTTCTTCCGGCACGCCGCGGAGGGCTCCGCGGAACACATCCGTGTCTCCACCGGAAACGGGCTGAACAAGGTCCTGGGGGTGCTCGGCTACATCAGGGACGAGCCGGGCAGAACCGGTTTCTCCGACGAGCGGGCCCACGGAAGTGCTTTCGACCGCGTCTCGGCGTTCCAGTACGGCTTCAGCGACGGCCCGAAGCGCTGCACCGAGATGACCGAGGAGTCCGTGACCGAGCGGACCACCCAGTTCCGGTTCTGGAAGGAAACCCAGGAAACCGACCTGCCGATCGACGAGAAGAGCATCGATCAGGTCGAGCGGAGCCTGCGTGAGGTCTTCACCGACACCGGGGTGGCATCTCCGGAAATCACCACCGAACAGCGGCCCTGTCCGGGCGCGGAGAACACGGAACCGGCCTCCTACTGCGCGAAGACCAACACGATCTCGCTGAACCTGGCCGAACTGCGCACCGCCGCGGCCCCTCCCGGCAACGGTGACCGGGGCTCCGGTTACGGGGACTTCGCCGCCTACGCGCAGCTCGCCTCGCGGTACGCGCTGGCTCTGCAGGAGGCAGCCGGGCTGGGACTCACCGGTGACGCCGCCGGGCTGCGCACCGCCTGCCTGGTCGGCGCGTGGAGCGGGCTGATCGTGGAGGACCCGATCGGCAGGCGGAACCCCGTGGGCGAACTGCGGATCGCACCGGGTGATCTCGACGAGGGAATCGCCTCCCTGCTCAGCGACGACGGCCTCATAGCCGCGGACGCGGAAGGCGAGCAGGTACCGGCGGGATTCGCGCGGGTGGAGGCGTTCCGCGTCGGTTTTCGGCAGGGGATGACCCCCTGCGCCTCCGAATACGACTAG
- a CDS encoding tetratricopeptide repeat protein translates to MTRPDPRQNPDAQQSAPASASMAGAMDLSALKNRAESRTEAQQSTGSGSGAGSKGGDSAIVEVTESNFQAEVVDRSMQVPVVVDLWASWCQPCKQLSPVLEKLAREGGGSWVLATIDVDANQRIAQLFGAQSIPTVIAVAGGQPVEAFAGAQPEEQIRQWINSILDAQRDQLPGIRAAEEATGEEAEQEDSRFTAAEEALERGEYAAAEQAYQRILDSEPDNEQAKAALAQVRFTARAANADPAAVERAEESPDDVDTQLAAADAELAQQRVEDAFNRLIEVVRRTSGGDRDRVREELLEMFGLFPEGDQRVANARRSLASALF, encoded by the coding sequence GTGACAAGGCCTGATCCACGGCAAAACCCTGATGCACAGCAGAGCGCACCGGCTTCCGCCTCGATGGCGGGGGCGATGGACCTCTCGGCGCTGAAGAACCGGGCCGAGTCGCGCACGGAGGCGCAGCAGTCGACGGGCTCCGGCTCCGGCGCAGGCTCGAAGGGCGGCGACTCCGCGATCGTCGAGGTAACCGAATCCAATTTCCAGGCCGAAGTGGTCGACCGTTCCATGCAGGTCCCCGTTGTCGTGGACCTGTGGGCGAGTTGGTGCCAGCCGTGCAAGCAGCTCTCCCCGGTGCTGGAGAAATTGGCCCGCGAAGGCGGGGGATCCTGGGTGCTCGCCACGATCGACGTGGACGCCAACCAGCGCATCGCGCAGCTGTTCGGAGCGCAGTCCATCCCGACGGTGATCGCGGTAGCGGGGGGCCAGCCCGTCGAGGCCTTCGCCGGTGCGCAGCCCGAGGAGCAGATCAGGCAGTGGATCAACTCGATCCTCGACGCGCAACGTGATCAGCTTCCGGGGATCCGCGCCGCCGAAGAGGCGACCGGCGAGGAGGCCGAGCAGGAGGACTCCCGCTTCACCGCGGCCGAGGAGGCTTTGGAGCGGGGCGAGTACGCCGCCGCCGAACAGGCCTACCAGCGAATCCTGGATTCCGAGCCGGACAACGAGCAGGCCAAGGCGGCGCTGGCGCAGGTTCGGTTCACGGCCAGGGCGGCCAACGCCGATCCCGCGGCTGTCGAACGTGCCGAGGAGAGTCCGGACGACGTGGACACCCAGCTCGCCGCCGCGGACGCGGAACTGGCGCAGCAACGGGTCGAGGACGCGTTCAACAGGCTGATCGAGGTGGTCCGGCGCACTTCGGGGGGCGATCGCGACCGTGTTCGCGAGGAGCTGCTGGAGATGTTCGGACTGTTCCCCGAAGGGGACCAGCGGGTCGCCAACGCGCGCCGTTCCCTGGCGAGCGCCCTGTTCTGA
- a CDS encoding TetR/AcrR family transcriptional regulator translates to MTTEAETEPARDRGDSSAGSARERILETAGELFAEYGYDATPTSRIAENARVPKGLIHYYFKRKEDILVALVERLPEQRVRCEEVVVRGDLIGSLRALVGELDRRLRSSLPLSHLLWREADTHEAVRSALTQRFQLIVEQTRRVIEGALPGGAPGDIDTASVLLARAINHDHSTARLRATGVELDREIRLIARALGAG, encoded by the coding sequence ATGACGACCGAGGCCGAAACCGAGCCCGCGCGGGACCGGGGTGACTCGAGCGCGGGGTCGGCCAGGGAGCGCATCCTGGAAACGGCTGGCGAGCTGTTCGCCGAATACGGTTACGACGCCACCCCGACCTCGCGGATCGCGGAGAACGCCCGGGTCCCCAAAGGGCTGATCCACTACTACTTCAAGCGCAAGGAGGACATCCTGGTCGCCCTGGTCGAGCGACTCCCGGAGCAGCGGGTTCGCTGTGAGGAGGTGGTGGTGCGCGGGGACCTGATCGGCAGTCTGCGTGCCCTGGTCGGCGAGCTGGACCGCAGGCTGCGTTCCTCGCTCCCGCTCAGCCACCTGCTCTGGCGCGAGGCGGACACGCACGAGGCGGTCCGCAGTGCGCTGACCCAGCGCTTCCAGCTGATCGTGGAGCAGACGCGACGCGTGATCGAGGGGGCCCTGCCCGGAGGTGCCCCCGGGGACATCGACACCGCCTCGGTGCTGCTCGCCAGGGCGATCAACCACGACCACTCGACTGCCCGGCTGCGTGCCACCGGTGTGGAACTGGACCGCGAGATCCGGCTGATCGCCCGTGCGCTGGGCGCGGGTTGA
- a CDS encoding MarR family winged helix-turn-helix transcriptional regulator produces the protein MSPRQPLPFDPIARAAEIWSQRVGPSSTMAAVTSIMRVQQILQSEVDAALRPHNLTFARYEALVLLTFSRQGSLPMRVMGDRLQLHPTSVTNIVDRLEADELVRRIPHPTDRRTTLVEVTDSGRELTDKATESVTAVDFGLSGITERQTRQLTELLGKVRQSAGDF, from the coding sequence ATGAGCCCCCGTCAACCGCTGCCATTCGACCCCATAGCCCGCGCGGCCGAGATCTGGTCCCAACGCGTCGGCCCGTCCTCGACGATGGCCGCGGTGACCAGCATCATGCGGGTCCAACAGATTCTGCAGTCGGAGGTCGACGCGGCGCTCCGACCGCACAACCTGACGTTCGCCCGCTACGAGGCTCTCGTGCTGCTGACCTTCTCCCGTCAGGGCAGCCTCCCGATGCGCGTCATGGGCGACCGACTGCAACTGCACCCGACCAGCGTCACCAACATCGTCGACCGGCTGGAGGCGGACGAACTCGTTCGCCGGATCCCGCATCCGACCGACCGGCGCACCACGCTCGTGGAAGTCACCGACAGCGGACGTGAGCTGACGGACAAGGCCACCGAATCGGTGACCGCCGTGGATTTCGGGCTCTCCGGGATAACCGAACGACAGACACGGCAGCTCACCGAACTTCTGGGCAAAGTACGGCAATCCGCGGGTGACTTCTGA